In one window of Candidatus Vicinibacter affinis DNA:
- a CDS encoding right-handed parallel beta-helix repeat-containing protein produces the protein MKLKLLFVFLFIGCSLYGQRTKMKYSEITDTLKFNSKTATGIYTTGGSADSNKLLHAGVINSFGKDTAFFYPENYGAIVNDTLDDRSAIQSAIDAACNKGGGIVWLAKGEYRLKSSASRGIYQSSLHVCSNVTLMGQGFQCVIKTTLTTSGTHVISLQHAGSNIVLRDFQIKSDSSYATAGIFSEYGVTNLTISRVKIDRGTCWGINLKDCSKGLIENCDIQNGGACHGIEVGNSNGYVVRNCEFYSNVTKTYHPSRGNGIEFYNDDTREPKSYGNLIEGNHVHHIGGGISIWGDSLTSVIGNTIHMISGHGLVVTTWKGADTILNVGIKIIGNTIKGTGYINNSSVGMLIEATNRDILVANNMLDSIISLDAGYGGGVGIHNSADGTILEGNIVQHAYINGISNDANYCVINNNRVFNCSVLTDNAYRGISNSGDWCTIVGNVVHDTRSNSRMDFCIYVPGDNNTIVGNNTAGGSNGNIYVSGTGNIQGNNKE, from the coding sequence ATGAAATTAAAATTATTATTTGTATTTTTATTTATTGGCTGTTCACTTTATGGACAGAGAACCAAAATGAAATATTCAGAAATTACTGACACATTAAAATTTAATTCAAAAACTGCAACAGGTATTTATACAACAGGAGGCAGCGCAGATTCAAATAAATTACTTCATGCCGGAGTAATAAATTCTTTCGGAAAAGATACAGCATTTTTTTATCCTGAAAACTATGGTGCAATTGTTAATGACACTTTGGATGATCGGTCAGCGATACAATCCGCAATTGATGCAGCCTGTAATAAAGGAGGTGGGATAGTTTGGTTAGCGAAAGGAGAATACAGATTAAAATCTTCGGCATCAAGAGGGATATATCAATCAAGTTTGCACGTTTGTTCCAACGTGACATTAATGGGTCAGGGTTTTCAATGTGTAATTAAAACAACATTAACCACATCAGGAACTCATGTAATATCATTACAGCATGCAGGAAGTAATATCGTATTAAGGGATTTTCAAATAAAATCCGATTCATCCTATGCAACGGCAGGAATATTTTCAGAATATGGAGTCACGAATTTAACTATATCAAGGGTCAAAATTGATCGTGGTACTTGTTGGGGAATCAATTTAAAAGATTGCTCAAAAGGACTTATTGAGAATTGCGACATCCAAAACGGAGGGGCATGTCATGGAATAGAAGTTGGAAATTCAAACGGATATGTTGTGAGGAATTGTGAATTTTATTCCAACGTTACAAAGACATATCACCCATCAAGAGGGAACGGTATTGAATTTTATAATGATGATACAAGAGAGCCGAAATCTTACGGTAATCTAATTGAAGGCAATCACGTACACCATATTGGCGGTGGTATATCTATCTGGGGTGACTCGCTCACTTCAGTAATTGGAAATACAATTCACATGATTTCTGGTCATGGATTAGTTGTTACTACTTGGAAGGGGGCAGATACAATTCTAAATGTTGGAATTAAAATAATTGGTAACACAATCAAGGGAACAGGATATATTAATAATTCCTCAGTAGGAATGCTTATTGAAGCAACCAATAGAGATATATTAGTAGCTAACAATATGTTGGATTCCATCATATCACTTGATGCTGGTTATGGTGGAGGTGTTGGTATTCACAACTCAGCCGATGGAACAATCTTAGAAGGCAATATAGTACAACACGCATACATCAACGGAATTTCAAATGATGCAAATTATTGTGTCATTAATAATAATCGAGTATTTAATTGCTCAGTATTGACAGATAATGCATATCGAGGCATTTCAAATTCAGGAGATTGGTGTACGATTGTGGGCAATGTAGTTCATGATACAAGGTCCAATTCGAGAATGGATTTTTGCATTTATGTACCCGGAGATAATAATACAATAGTAGGAAATAATACAGCCGGAGGAAGTAACGGAAACATTTATGTCTCTGGAACTGGAAACATTCAAGGGAACAATAAAGAATAA